In Ornithodoros turicata isolate Travis unplaced genomic scaffold, ASM3712646v1 Chromosome117, whole genome shotgun sequence, the DNA window GGCACAAAGTTTAAAGCTTCAGCGTGGTTCTAGTAGTGGCAAAATAGCTTCGAGTGTTTACTTTTCACTTCGAGGTATTTGAAATGAGGTACTCCGTCAATTAAGGTGCTATTTGGGATCTTCATTATTTTGAAAACACCCTTTGTTCCGTGCTCGCTTAGTGCACCAGCATTGTACAGGACAACAAAACAATTTTGAGAAGAAACCAGTACAGGACCTGGAGGACCAAGACACAGGCCGCATGCTCAAGTGAGAACAACAGGGCTTCATCTACGGAAAATAGTAAGTTCTATCTCGACGTAGAACCACATTAGCCAGCATAATTCAACTTGGATGAGTAATGAAATGTTGTAGGAAGTGTCTAGAGGTAGGATCTTTCAACATCACGGTATCCGCCGTGCGTGTCCTGACAACTATATGCTCGCTTTTGCCAAATGGGCGCCTAACTTAATGCATAATGATGAAGCATAATGCATCGTCTGAGCTTATTCTAGTCAGGGTAGTGTAAGTTAGCTTTGTTTGCAacgtgagacaattgatgtcctgaggctggaacaacacagaaaggacaaatacatacgaaACCTCGAGCgcttaagaaattaatgatgaaagatggataagtcactggaaaggttagtcagctgtaggactcgaacccgcggTAATCCTGAAGATGCGGGTTCGAGCCCtacaactggctaaccttttcagtgacttccatctttggTAAATTGGTACAGCTCTAGGTTAGGTCCAGTTAGTTTAGGTAACTGGGTCTGTAGTTGGATAAGTCCAAGTTACCTTCTGGACGGTGCCGGCTTGAGGTGCCCTACTGCGTTCCTCATATCATGGACAGTCGGacggacttcaccgcataaacAATTGGGTCCACTCGGCAGATGCTATATGTCCCCGTCATTTATCAGGAGCTTGAGTAAATTTTTCAAGTGTtgcacattggtggggtaaaagacAGACCTTTATGTGACAAATTTTTTATTTCCGTTCGTAATAATTTGCATAATAAAAACTGATTTAGGTGACAATCACATCAGCAGGCGGCAAAACgctagtaagaacaaattccGTTGACCGTGTGatttctaggtggcgtagtttttaaAAATTGTAATTCAGTGAGACATTTTCTGGTACACCCGTATGTGGTCTTCCTACTTAGATGTACTTTGTCATATACTGTAAATATATAAATTAATTAAGCGAGTCTTCATGCACACACATTGAGAATTTTATTTAGATAATCATTGTTATAAAATTGCCTGCCAGCTAAGCAGACGTTGTATACTGCACAAAACTGCCCGTGGTTTCCTGGTGCATAAGTGTTGGAAAGGGGAAAACTATTAACCTCGTTCATCATACTTTCCGCCTTCCAAATGTTACATATCGAATCTGGAAAGTAGTTAAATACATGTATCGTGTTTCttcagaaagaaaaagaagtctaCGCAAGATTTCGTCAGGAACTTCTCTCCGGCACCTCTTCTGTCTGAATGTAGCTGACCCTCTGACAAACGGTGAGTCGGCGTTTTCACGAATACACTGTTCAGGGATTTCATGTTCTGTGAGCGTACGAAAACCGTCGCTGTATTTGTTTGAGATCAGGACCCAATTTTCACTTTTTAATTTACATGGGACGAGGACAGCACCTGCATTAAAGAAGAGGCAAGAGATTCTTGTGACTTCGAGTCATCACGTGCGAGGCCCTTTGGAATCACAACTCCAAGACATGCAGTTCTCTCTGGAGTTCCGTGATCAGCCTGTGAGAGTTAAATCGGAACCACCTGATGTTGCATGCCTGCCACAACAGGACCAGGTACATCAACAGCGCTCCGGTGAGTATCCATCAAGAGGTGATGCTTATGGTAAAGTCTACGTAAAATTTACACTCAGGTGGTGAGTGTTTTATAGATAGGGTGTGACTTTTTCTAGTTAAATACTTGAAGCGAATTTGGGAGGGGAAAAAATCGTCCGCTATCATGGTTCCCACTAGTCCTTGAAACACTCGAATACCCTAGATTTTGAAAATGTAATTTTAGAGGTTTGGAGATCCCTGGAATTTTCCACACTCCTTGAGAGCCCTccattttgcatctttttcttatTCTCACGGGGCTGGTAGTGCAAGTTCCACTTATCCTGAGCTATCCGTGGTTTTGAACTATCCCATaatttcacaatttttttcccacGAGCCCTCTGTGGCTTATCCaccagtgcggcttatctgatgacttttttttttctggtaccTTCCCCATACGcaggttttaacgaaagggccaacagtgtctctggaacagcactgccctgccgatgcacaaacagtgcgtaacagggacgggccCACATTCGAATAGATTGATCTTCTTAGTGCATTCAccaaagcagctttaacgaaagtggtgacagtgattcacgtctcctggaagaccactgacccatcaagcCATGAAAAACGCCAAACAATTGCataatccgatcttggtagaactctagagctgacctcctttgttgtacactatgctgACCccagagtatggaccacagagtttatggccttctctctGGTCTCCCTCATCGCACAATTCAGTCGTCTCTTAACGCCcgtggcttatctgcgagtgcggcttatctgctagtaaaattttcaaaattttcctAAAAATGGGCCCTGTGGCTTATCTGAAGCgtggcttatacgcgtgaaattacggtacatctATAGAGCATTACCATGTCGTAACACCcgtggcttatctgccagaaagttttcaaaacgttcctaaagacgcgtcctgcggcttatctctggtgcggcttatacgcgtgaaattacggtagttacAAAACCACGGGGATTAGCAGTCTTTGCAGTAGGAACCTAGCCTAACAATTCAAACCAAATTAATTTGCACAATGCTACCACTTAGAAGAAAACCACACTGAAAACAGAGCCCTCTGTCAGCAACGAGTGGGATCCCCAGAAGGCACAGATTGGcgacatccaatgagacagcaggagacgAGCACTCATCCCTATCGTGACTGTGCGCATTTGGAAAGGGTCTGATCATAGTGTTCTGTATGCGCACGACATGGCactgcatttttcaatagcgATTCACTCAACTGTAGCCCACTACAGTTCTCAAATTTTCTTCTGACAACAATTATCGTCCTGTCCTTCGGACAACGCTGCCAGGCCACTTCACAACGCGCATTGTTTTTCACCAATCTGACACGTGATTGGAATTCGGGTCAGGGAGAAATCTGGTTCAACAGGGCATAATTGGTGCTAATCGGGTTTAACTTGAAAAAGTGAGACCCTGTTTACAGAACGCTGTTGGGGAACATGACACAGTAATATTCTATAGATGTACCGTAATTTTACGCGTGTAAGCTGCACTTCAGAAAAGCTGCAGGGCCCatttttaggaacattttgaaaattttacagataagccgcactcgcagataagccacgGGAAATATGACgcaactgatttgtgcgaccgtagggaaggccacaAACCCTGTGGTTCATACTCCAGGATCGGCATGGCGTACAACAAGGGTGTTCTAGTCTTCTAGCCAGGCGTGGATCTAGGAGGGGGGGTACAGGGGTTCAgaccccctcaattccagacttaaacatagggttcaatgacctggcacttgtccatagcggacccccccccctcggaaaaatcctagatccacCCATGGTTCTagcaagatcggattgtgcccttgttgcgtgttttccATGGATCGACGGGTCAGCGGCCTTGCAGAAGACACGAATCGGTGTTACCAATTTCGTTAAaactgcttgggggaatgcaccaggaaggtcagtcgACTCAAATGTGGACTCGCCCCTGTTTCACATTGTTCCTGCCCTGGCAGGGTGTAGCTGTTCCGGAGACATTgttggccctttcgttaaaaccggctcggccaccaacacgttatGGTAGTGAGTACGGCACAGGGAATTATATCccgtactgtcaaacttgggctgcgGGACCACAGTCGTGCAGAtcatcgtaccatgcatttgctcaaaatcatttgaaagtgactgctcaatgcatatattgcgcgcatatatgagcaaaaatgcgtgcgggcacgcaaactcaatgtggatcatcgaGAACCATTTGCATCCACCTGAATcgagcgaggtattctgcttttctCGTCTAAGGTTTACACccttggttgctaggtattcattgagcttcatCAGACAAGgggctagtcttttttctttgtcggtcgtgcgatgatgcatcttaatgttgcaATGCcattcataatgaatctgtattctaatgtactgtgtttgAACGTAATAACattacaaataaaacgggaaagctgtgcagatatgtcaccattgtgcaaCAAGTCTTTCCGtatctaagaaaaattccttaagtagaaccttcaccaagcatacccccccccccccacacacacactgaaagctcggcaccccctcaGCAGCGGATTTCTGGAGCAATCACCGGTTTGCTGCACATTGTATGGTGCACAACAAGATGAGGAACAATTGTTGCGTGGTGAAATGTGCGTTCACCTATGAAGTGCTCCGCCTGGAATGAaattttctttgtttccttgGCAGCCTCGTGAAAAGGAGAGAAGACTGAAGCGCAGTTAAACGTACAGTAAAACATTGCAGTGAAACGTTTTCGCTTGCAGTGACGTTAACCACTGTCAGGAAGCTATGCGAACTTCATTCATCGTTTCTTTTAGTAAAGATAGATCGCCGTGAATGTCCAACAATTGGCACTGTTATAAATGTAATCACTATTTTGCTGATGGCGCTAAGTCAAATGGTCCAAGAAGTACTTTGTATGTTCCGTCTATAAAAGGTCGTTCTATTGCGCTCCACTATGTCCATTTTTGCACGGGAACATGGACCCTCCAGCTGTACATGCAGACGTCATACATCATTGTCTTTCACGACAACACCATCGGACGTGTAAAACAGCCACGACTGGTGCTCTAATATTACACACGTGCTACCTCTCTGCGCTCTACAgtcgtagccgttttcaaaCTGGAAGATGGCACACTGCTTCATGTACCGCCCATAGCTTACTGCTTTTGTGTTCTGAAGATTGATGTGCTTACGGTAGACGTGATGCAGCAGGCTGCATATAGGCAACACCGCAGAGTGTGCTACGAGCCCCGGGAAAAGTACCCACTCCTCCCACTAGGGGATTCGCTTGCGGCGCCCCCTATAGGCGCTGTACGGGGCGTATGCCCCTTCACCCTTCGGAAACCCTTCCCCACGCTTCCATTCGTGCACCATTGGCTGCGGTGTAGCCCCGACTTTTCATTACTGGCAACAGCGCACACCTCTAGGTGCAATATATAGTTAAACTAGGTTCAGAAAAAGTACGGAAGTGGTCGTCATGTGGCCCGAAGCTTTACACTGTGGCTTGCTTCTCTCCTTTTTGTTTTACTTAAGGAGTGACAGCTGGGACGTGTGAGATTAAAGATGAACCTCGAGAGGAATCTTTGAAGGAACCTGCAATCATGGAAGTCAAAACGGAGCCTTATGACGCTGCAATCTTGACTGGACAGGACCAAATGGGACGCCAGTGTGATTCAACATcagaaggtaaatacaaaatggtcAGGGACATTTGGTGAACACCAAACTCGATAGTGTGACAAAAAGAGGGATACAACAGAAATGCACTTTAGTTTTCTGACATGATTCTCACATTTCTGACTGATGCACATGTTCTGTTCAATGGAAGGTTCTGAAAGTTATGGAAAATAGACGTGGAGACTCTTTATCAAACTTCACGTCACCGTTGCATCTCAATATAGGGAAATAGATAATGACCAAGTTGCATTTTTTCTGCGAATGCGGCTCCACTGTAATACATTTCCTCCGTGTGTTTCGCCTCTGTTTCCCAGTTATGCAATTGGTAGGAATTCCTGTTAGTAATTAAGTATTGTGTGTAAAAATCCGAGCTTCGAAAACTACGGTTGATTCTGAAGCCATTCCAGAGGTATTCAGCTGCGTTAGTTCCTCTTCCGAATTTTGTGATGTCTTTGAAAAATCCCGCATTTAAAAAGGGATTTCGCTTGGCGCGCTGAAAATAAATTTGGATTTAAAGTGATTTGATTTACCCAAATAAATTTAAATCCGGACCTGATTCGGATTGGATTTAAATTCGTTTTGTCTCCTCAAATCCCTCACACTGTACGGAGGTGGTTGTCACGTGACTCGAAGCCTCTCAAATATGGCTCACTTCTCCCCCTTTTTGTTTTACATTCAGGAGTGACAGCTGGGACGTGTCACGTTAAAGAGGAACCTCGAGAGGAATCTTCAAATGGACATCCTATCGTAGAAGTCAAGACAGAGCCTTACAATGTTCCACTCTTGACAGAACAGGACCAGATGGGAGACAGCTGTGACTCAACATcagaaggtaaatacaaaatggtcGACAACATTTAGTGAACACCAAACTCAATAGCATGATACGGACAAAAAGTGGGATGCAACAGCAATGCACTTTAGTTTTCTGACAGACAGACACGCATCAGCTCTCCAGAGCATGCCCTGTTCTATGGAAGTGGGCAAAATAGATGTGGAGATTCTTGGATACATTTCACATCATGCTCACTCTCGAATGTCGGGAAATCTTCATCGAGTACAAACGTCATTGCCGTACTTGCCATTGAGGAgcacggaaaaagaaaaaaaagtttagtTTTGTGTGAACTGTACATTCCGATGTGGCGAGCACTGGATGTTCGTAAGTTACGGATGGAaatctcgtttttcttttcggACGCGGCAGCGATTATCGCATATTCCTCACCGGctcaaaaaagctagatttttTTGGACTACAGTAATCACAAAACGCCACAGGAAAACAAAATCGAGAACGAATGTAATTAAGGAGCAACTGCATAGTAGCTCTCACAGCAGTGGTTATGCATGCCCATTCCAGCCAATTACATGATTTCATGTGGCAACACCAATAACCGATAACAACGTTAATGTTACGGCAAACTGACTTCTCCCTCCGTCCCCTGGGAAGCGGGATTGCTCCCTCTTACTCGCACATGGGAACGGCACACGGGATGCTGTAAAGAGGTGTCAGCTGCCTACGAAATAGAACGTGTCAAACGAAAGGAGTTCGTTAAACTGAGTGCAGGTATACATTGTCCTTTATGTGGAATTATACGTGCAGCGGAAATAATACGTTAAAATAGAGGATTTCGTTAAGTCTACTTTTGTATAAACAGCCACACATACGTAGAATATACAAAGATTTCTTAGGGGAGTATGCAATGTCGCGAGTGCATCAGAATCCTTCCAGGTGTCTGAAAAAGGTCATGTATATGCAGGATTCAGCAGGATATGTCGGCTCCTTGGATGATGGGAGAAAAATTGTGCTTGAAACATGTCTCTCGTGAAGTTTAGGTATGGACAGTTCTCATTGACCGTCAAGACCAGGTTGCTATCCCCAACGGCTGCCATATTTATACGTTTGAAATGGCTCAGGAGTACCGTagtttcacgcgtataagccgcagcGCAGTCGCGATCAAGTTGTTGATTCCGTCTcgtatgagaaaaaaaaataaaatgggggTTGTGGCGCTCATAACGAGAGGCTGACAAATGCCATTCATTTCATTAATCGCTACTGCACTGGATCTCGCACACTCCCGGTGAAATTGAGGGATCCAGAACCGGAGATGTTCAACACCTTTTACCCGTATTGAACGACATTAAAATCTGGACAGGTTAGATATTTATTTAAAAGCGACAAAACCCCGTTGCTAGGTAGTGCAGCCATCATACTTGTTTGTCCTTTGTTCTTTTTTACTCAGCACTAAGGTTTTATTGGTTCTAAATTTATTCACCCAGCCTTCTGTCAGGGTTCGCTCATAGGCTAGAGCCTGAAGtgttagggttttacccgattcttccctgaattgaaagttgcctctttagggtgaaacctcaTTTTTACCAGGCgaattgccctctctgggatgtctataggaatgcaccaacttacttgtttggcagaaaaatgcagttacatcaccgtttgtaccaaacagCTACAGTTAGCCAATTTCGTGAACAAAATTAGGTATTTTTCAAAACGTTCGAGGGGTTAAATTTTAATAGGGACTTTGGGCACAAGCGGCAGGGCAGGTTGAGAGGACTATCTTAGTTGCAAGCTGTACTTCACGTCTAACagatcctgaaacacgcacgtgcatGAAAATATCCAAAACCCAAACTTTGATATGTGTATGAGCCGAAGCTACGGCGAGGGTGGAAAAAACGAGAGCGTATGTTCCGCATGCACGCCAGTAAAGAAATATGAACGATTTTTTGTCCAGACTCGAAAGGGCAGAGCTAGTACATCGTTGGCTAGTTTTGGCTGGAATGGCTCAGCTGTGCCAAATTAGCATAATGGCTCGGAAGCCCTTTCTGCACGTTCACAGTCACATGATGGCGGAGATATAACCGTACCTAAATAAGCGTAACCTAATTATATGACACTGAAGCAAAAATTAACAAAAATACtcacacaaaaaatataaaaaaaacaaaatgcTGTGACTGTCTCGAACTGAGCTCAGGCTGTTCCGTCCGCGAGTCCTACACTTCACTTCTTGGCAAATACCGTAGCGTGTTGCGAGCTGCTTCGAACTTGTGGCCTCAGTCGTGCACAACGGCGATTATTTGTGCAGTTGGAAGGCAAACGGCATGACAAGGCCTTGTGAATGTGGTGCCACCTAGTTTTTCAAAAATCCAGAATCAGAGATGCTCCTTGTCTTGTATGCCCTCGTAATGTCCGATTTGTGAAATTACAGGCCAAAGAGACAGCACTGATACGATCAATATTAAGAACAAGCCTAGAGGCACTTGTGATCAAGAATACTCTGGTTGCGCTTCTTGAAGTGCACAGTTTAAGGTCACCACAGCAACAGTTGAACTGCAGCTCGACAGCACTGCACTAGTGACTATGAACGATTGACATGCTGGGCAACATAGAGACCAGAGCAAGCAATCTGCACTTGCATGCATGTTGAAAGCCCGCCTCGAATGCCACATGTTTGCACACTGTCACAATGAGTCTGAAAAGTGTTCCACTGCTCTTCCAACAGATGTTCAGATGGGAGAGAAGTGTTCTGGGTGCAACATCTATCTCGCTGCATTGTGGAGGTCTGGAAGTGACGAGAACCATGTGGCGAACCATACTGACAAGAGGCCATACAAGAgggatgtctgccctgcagagttcagcctgagCGGGAACAcgcagcagcaaaagcagacAGATTCGTgcgagaaaccatacaagtgtgatgtctgccctgcgaaGTTCAGCCGCAGTTGGTACGTACAGCGGCACAAGCGggcacacacgggcgagaaaccatacaagtgtgatgtctgccacgtagagttcagccagagcgggatcctacagcagcacaagcggacacacacgggtgagaagccgtataagtgtgatgtctgccatGGGAAGTTCAGCCGCAGTTGGCacttacagcagcacaagcgggcacacacgggtgagaagccatacaagtgcgatgtctgccctgcagagttcagccgcaGTTGgtacctacagcagcacaagcgagcacacacgggtgagaagccacacaagtgcgatgtctgccctgcagagttcagcaagCGCGGGAACCTACAGcggcacaagcggacacacacgggcgagaaaccatacaagtgcaatgtaTGCtgcgcagagttcagccagagcgtgatcctacagcagcacaagcggacacacacgggtgagaagccatacaagtgcaatgttTGCCCTGCGAAGTTCAGTCAGAGCGGGCACCTACGGGTTCACAggcagacacacacgggcgagaagccatacaaatgcgatgtctgccctgcggagttcagcagGGGCGGGAACCTAGAGCAgcacaagtggacacacacgGACTAGATTCTATAAAAGTGCCGTCTCTGTCCTGCAGTGTTC includes these proteins:
- the LOC135371609 gene encoding zinc finger protein 501-like, which translates into the protein MQFSLEFRDQPVRVKSEPPDVACLPQQDQVHQQRSGVTAGTCEIKDEPREESLKEPAIMEVKTEPYDAAILTGQDQMGRQCDSTSEGVTAGTCHVKEEPREESSNGHPIVEVKTEPYNVPLLTEQDQMGDSCDSTSEDVQMGEKCSGCNIYLAALWRSGSDENHVANHTDKRPYKRDVCPAEFSLSGNTQQQKQTDSCEKPYKCDVCPAKFSRSWYVQRHKRAHTGEKPYKCDVCHVEFSQSGILQQHKRTHTGEKPYKCDVCHGKFSRSWHLQQHKRAHTGEKPYKCDVCPAEFSRSWYLQQHKRAHTGEKPHKCDVCPAEFSKRGNLQRHKRTHTGEKPYKCNVCCAEFSQSVILQQHKRTHTGEKPYKCNVCPAKFSQSGHLRVHRQTHTGEKPYKCDVCPAEFSRGGNLEQHKWTHTD